The proteins below are encoded in one region of Chelonia mydas isolate rCheMyd1 chromosome 11, rCheMyd1.pri.v2, whole genome shotgun sequence:
- the LOC102943053 gene encoding small nuclear ribonucleoprotein F: MSLPLNSKPFLTGKSVMVKLKLKWGMEYKGYLGSVHGYMNMQLANTEEYIDGVLSGHLDEVLIRCNNVLYIRGVEEEEDGEMRE, from the coding sequence ATGAGCTTGCCCCTGAACTCCAAGCCCTTCCTGACAGGGAAGTCGGTGATGGTGAAGCTGAAGCTGAAGTGGGGGATGGAGTACAAGGGCTACCTGGGGTCTGTCCACGGCTACATGAACATGCAGCTTGCAAATACAGAAGAATACATAGATGGTGTGTTGTCAGGACACCTTGATGAAGTTTTGATAAGATGTAACAATGTCCTGTACATCAGAggagtagaagaagaagaagatggagaAATGAGAGAATAA